GGCCCCAGGCCAGCCTGGGCCAGGCTCCACTGCAGTAGCGCCCGGCCGGCGAGAATCGCCGCCAGCAGGGCCGCCAGCCGGGCGGCGCCGCGGGCGGGTGAGAGGGCGAGCGGCAGGATTCCCAGGCCCGCCAGGGCCGCGCCGCCCACGCCAAACCAGCGCACCAGCAGCAACGTCGCGGCACCGCCGGCCAGCAGGGTGATCGCCAGGGCGAGCGGCGGCGGGATCTCGTCGGCCGGAGCGGCGGCCGTCGCCAGGACCAGGCCGGCAACCGCCGCCATGGCGCACCCGGCCGCGACCGGTTGCCAGAGATCGGGCGCCTGGAAAACCGCGCTGGCCAGGCCGAAGGCCGCGGCAGCCAGGGCCGCGCAGGCGCCGAGCATGCCGCCCAGGCGCAACCGGGCGGGAAGGAGGCCGAGGAAGGTGCCGAGCAGGACGGCGGCCGCCACGACCGCGAAGGGAAAGCTCATGCCGACCCCGCCCTCGGGGACCGCCCGGGCGCCCCACAGGGCCGCCATGACCAGGGCCGCGACCTGCGCCGCGGCGAGGTCGCGCACGGGGGAGCCGCGGCCGGCCGGTTGGCCCCCGCCCTCGTCCCCCCCGGCAGCGGGATCGGGCGAGAACGCCATCGAGAGGGCGTGGATGCCCGCGAGCCCGACGCAGGCCAGCAGAAGGCCCTCGCCGGCCGGCCGGCTACCGATTGCGGCGGCGAGCAAAGCCAGGGGAATGAGTCGCCAGGCGACCCCGGAGAGAGGCGCGACGTGGTGCAGAGCCGCGGCCAGGGCGGTCCCGGGCACGGCGCGCAGGCCGAGGCCGTAGCCGATTAGCGCGACCGCGCCGCCGCAGGCGGCGGACAGCAGCAGGGAGAGTTGCGCGACGGACGATGACATGGGCGGGTGCCATGAGTATAGGCGCCCGGCGCGAGGCACTTCCGCGATCCTGGGCACGCGGCTTGACCCGGGAGTGACCCGATGGAACCATTGGTCCAGCATGGCCTACCGCGTCACCTTGATCCCCGGGGACGGGATCGGCCCGGAGATCACGGCGGCGACGGTTCGCTGCCTGGAGGCGACCGGCGTGGCTTTCGACTGGGAAGTCCACCACGCCGGGACCGAGCACATGCGCCGCTCGGGCAGCGACAACCCGCTGCCCGATTCGGTCCTCGACTCCATCCGCGCCAACAAGGTGGCGCTCAAGGGCCCGATCACGACACCGGTCGGCACGGGCTTCCGCTCGGTCAACGTGGCGATGCGCCAATCTCTCGATCTGTTTGCCTGCGTGCGGCCATGCCGCACGTATCCCGGCATTCCGTCGCGGTTCGACAACGTCGACATCGTGATCTTCCGCGAGAACACCGAGGATCTCTACGCCGGCATCGAGTTGCAGTCGGGCACCGAGGATTTCGGCGAACTCAACGGCCTGGTGAAGGCCTATACCGGCCGGTGGCTGCGCCACGAGTCAGCGGTGAGCATCAAGCCCACATCGGAGTTCAGCAGCCAGCGCATCATCCGCTTCGCATTCGACTACGCCGAACGGCATCATCGCCGCAAGATCTCGGTCATCCACAAGTCCGAGGTCATGCGCATCACCGACGGGTTGTTCCTGGAGTGCGCCCGGCAGGTGGCCCGCGAGTATCCCGACGTCTGGTACAGCGACCTGCCGATGGACCACATCTGCGGGCAACTGGTGCGCAATCCCGAACGCTTCGACATCCTCGTACTTTCGAACCTCTTCGGCGACATCCTCTCGGACCTGTGCGCGGGCCTGATCGGCGGCCTGGGCGTCGCCCCGGGAGCCAACATCGGCACGCACGCGGTGGTCTTCGAGCCCACGCACGGCTCGGCGCCCGACATCGCCGGCAAGGACCTCGCCAATCCGCTCGCACAACTTCTCAGTGGCGAGATGTTGCTACGTCACCTTGGTGAAACCGCTGCTG
This DNA window, taken from Candidatus Tanganyikabacteria bacterium, encodes the following:
- a CDS encoding isocitrate/isopropylmalate dehydrogenase family protein, encoding MAYRVTLIPGDGIGPEITAATVRCLEATGVAFDWEVHHAGTEHMRRSGSDNPLPDSVLDSIRANKVALKGPITTPVGTGFRSVNVAMRQSLDLFACVRPCRTYPGIPSRFDNVDIVIFRENTEDLYAGIELQSGTEDFGELNGLVKAYTGRWLRHESAVSIKPTSEFSSQRIIRFAFDYAERHHRRKISVIHKSEVMRITDGLFLECARQVAREYPDVWYSDLPMDHICGQLVRNPERFDILVLSNLFGDILSDLCAGLIGGLGVAPGANIGTHAVVFEPTHGSAPDIAGKDLANPLAQLLSGEMLLRHLGETAAADQLDRAIVAVLSEGKVLTGDIAPDRSKAVGTAAFADAVVAAMGAGTPALSS